A window of Rufibacter sp. LB8 contains these coding sequences:
- a CDS encoding C40 family peptidase produces MMKSYILSALALGSVLLSFFYDAPAAPAPLEASNLSTEEMIQEWAMEHNGINFSSNGTATEAVVTKEKSLTYKDSLFYNYYSQSMGLKFEYNEDKELLETVANWIGTPYRSGGSSQKGTDCSGFVSRVYQQVYGIKLTHSSRSMFHQVDRVAKKEMETGDLVFFRRGPGQPIFHVGIYLKDGKFIHSASNGGVMINSLYSAYYKKNFYAAGRVI; encoded by the coding sequence ATGATGAAAAGTTACATTTTGTCTGCATTGGCCCTTGGGTCAGTTTTATTGTCTTTTTTCTATGACGCACCGGCCGCGCCGGCACCCCTTGAAGCCAGCAACCTCAGCACCGAGGAAATGATCCAGGAATGGGCCATGGAGCACAACGGCATCAACTTCTCCAGCAACGGCACTGCCACAGAAGCCGTCGTGACCAAAGAGAAATCCCTCACCTACAAAGATTCCCTTTTCTATAATTACTACTCCCAGTCCATGGGCCTCAAGTTTGAATACAATGAGGACAAAGAACTGCTGGAGACCGTGGCCAACTGGATTGGCACCCCGTACCGCTCCGGCGGAAGCTCCCAAAAAGGCACAGACTGTTCTGGTTTTGTGAGCCGCGTGTACCAGCAAGTGTACGGCATCAAGCTCACCCACAGTTCCCGCTCCATGTTCCATCAGGTAGACCGTGTGGCTAAAAAAGAGATGGAGACCGGTGATCTAGTGTTCTTCAGACGTGGCCCGGGCCAGCCTATCTTTCATGTGGGCATTTACCTTAAAGACGGCAAGTTCATCCATTCTGCGTCTAACGGGGGCGTGATGATCAACTCCCTGTATTCGGCATACTACAAAAAGAATTTCTACGCGGCCGGCCGCGTGATCTAA
- a CDS encoding type III polyketide synthase, which produces MKSYLCALGTANPPHVFPQQQIADFMAQALELEEPETRKLKALYRASGIDQRHSVLPDYGRQNSDFSFFPNTPGLEPFPTVGARMQTFQAEALPLSVAAVQDCFAQIPDFNPNHITHLITVSCTGMYAPGLDIELVQELGLSPQVERTCVYFMGCYAAFNALKLADTICRANAQACVLVVCTELCTLHFQKKTESDHLVSNALFADGAAAVLVSPKPLSEVSLQLEGFHCDLAPAGQREMAWSIHDFGFEMTLSSYVPALIKQGIGQLTAALLKKLELQLDEVHLFAIHPGGKRILEVIEQALGLQKEDNRYAYDVLRRFGNMSSATVLFVLRELWRDLQPHQHGQRVLSFAFGPGLTLESMLLRVHYAE; this is translated from the coding sequence ATGAAGAGTTACCTCTGCGCCCTCGGCACGGCTAATCCACCGCATGTTTTTCCGCAGCAGCAGATTGCTGATTTCATGGCGCAGGCCCTTGAGTTAGAGGAACCAGAAACCAGAAAACTGAAAGCCCTGTACCGGGCCTCAGGCATTGACCAGCGGCACAGCGTGCTGCCCGACTACGGCCGGCAGAACAGTGACTTTTCCTTCTTCCCCAACACGCCGGGGCTGGAGCCTTTTCCTACGGTGGGCGCGCGCATGCAAACCTTTCAGGCAGAGGCCTTGCCTTTGTCAGTGGCTGCGGTGCAAGACTGCTTCGCTCAAATTCCCGATTTCAATCCCAACCATATCACGCATTTGATCACGGTCAGCTGCACGGGCATGTACGCGCCGGGCCTGGACATTGAACTGGTACAGGAATTGGGCCTTTCGCCGCAGGTGGAGCGCACGTGCGTGTATTTCATGGGCTGTTACGCGGCCTTCAACGCCTTAAAACTAGCCGACACCATTTGCCGGGCCAACGCCCAGGCGTGCGTGTTGGTGGTCTGCACCGAACTCTGCACCCTGCATTTCCAGAAGAAAACCGAATCTGACCATCTGGTTTCCAATGCCCTCTTCGCCGATGGTGCCGCCGCCGTGTTGGTCAGCCCAAAACCGCTCTCTGAGGTTTCATTGCAGCTGGAAGGATTTCATTGTGATTTGGCGCCCGCCGGTCAGCGCGAGATGGCCTGGTCTATCCATGATTTCGGGTTTGAGATGACTTTGTCCAGCTATGTGCCGGCTTTGATCAAACAGGGCATTGGGCAATTGACGGCCGCGCTGCTGAAGAAACTGGAATTGCAGTTAGACGAAGTGCACCTGTTCGCCATTCACCCGGGTGGCAAGCGTATTCTGGAAGTGATTGAACAGGCGCTGGGGCTGCAGAAAGAAGACAACCGGTATGCCTATGACGTGCTGCGACGGTTCGGGAACATGTCATCGGCCACGGTGTTGTTTGTGCTCCGCGAACTCTGGCGAGACCTGCAGCCGCACCAGCACGGGCAGCGTGTGCTCAGCTTCGCGTTTGGGCCGGGGCTCACGTTAGAATCCATGCTCTTGCGCGTGCACTATGCTGAATGA
- a CDS encoding type 1 glutamine amidotransferase domain-containing protein: MTKKLEGKKIAILVEKGFEQVELEKPRQALHDAGAQTVLISPQADKVKAWDSTDWGQEFTVDQALKNASAQDFDGLLLPGGVMNPDYLRANEQAVAFVRAFSESGKPIAAICHGPWTLIEAGAVKGRKVTSWPSLKTDLTNAGASWVDQEVVTDQGLVTSRKPEDIPAFNKKMIEEFAEGKHDRS; this comes from the coding sequence ATGACGAAGAAATTGGAAGGAAAGAAGATAGCCATATTGGTAGAAAAAGGCTTTGAGCAGGTAGAACTGGAGAAACCGCGCCAAGCCCTGCACGATGCCGGCGCCCAAACCGTATTGATTTCGCCGCAAGCGGATAAAGTGAAAGCATGGGACAGCACCGACTGGGGCCAAGAATTCACCGTGGACCAAGCCTTGAAAAATGCCAGCGCCCAGGACTTTGACGGACTGCTGTTACCCGGCGGCGTGATGAACCCAGACTACCTGCGCGCCAATGAGCAGGCGGTGGCCTTTGTGCGGGCCTTCTCAGAATCTGGAAAGCCCATTGCCGCCATTTGCCACGGCCCCTGGACTTTGATTGAAGCCGGTGCCGTAAAAGGCCGCAAAGTCACCAGCTGGCCCTCGCTCAAAACCGACCTCACCAATGCCGGCGCCAGCTGGGTAGATCAAGAAGTAGTCACTGACCAAGGCCTGGTCACCAGCCGCAAACCAGAGGACATTCCGGCGTTCAACAAGAAAATGATAGAGGAATTCGCCGAAGGCAAACATGACCGGTCTTAA
- a CDS encoding thioredoxin family protein — MKKNYAFLFILGVFTLLSSAFVANEAGYQVGDTAADFKLKNINGQQMSLRDFKDAKGYIVTFTCNTCPYAKLYEDRLIQLHQKYASKGYPVVAINPNDVTISPGDSFEEMQKRAKQKKFPFAYLYDESQEVAKRFGATRTPHIYILTRTGNDLKVTYIGAIDDNSGDPAKVEKRYTEAALDNLLSGKPVQQATTKAIGCTIKWRGNS, encoded by the coding sequence ATGAAAAAAAATTACGCTTTCTTGTTCATCCTGGGCGTGTTCACGCTCCTGTCTTCGGCGTTTGTAGCCAATGAGGCCGGCTACCAGGTAGGTGACACCGCCGCTGATTTCAAACTCAAAAACATCAATGGCCAGCAGATGAGCCTGCGCGACTTCAAAGACGCCAAAGGCTACATTGTCACGTTCACCTGCAACACCTGCCCCTACGCCAAACTGTACGAAGACCGCCTGATTCAGCTGCACCAGAAATACGCGTCCAAAGGCTATCCGGTGGTGGCCATCAACCCCAATGATGTGACCATTTCGCCAGGCGATTCTTTTGAAGAGATGCAGAAACGCGCCAAGCAGAAGAAATTCCCCTTTGCCTATTTGTATGACGAAAGCCAGGAAGTGGCCAAACGCTTCGGGGCGACACGCACGCCGCACATCTACATTCTCACCCGCACCGGCAATGACCTCAAAGTGACCTACATTGGCGCCATTGATGACAACTCCGGCGACCCCGCCAAAGTAGAGAAACGTTACACCGAGGCCGCCCTGGACAACCTGCTGTCTGGCAAGCCCGTGCAACAAGCCACCACCAAAGCCATTGGCTGCACCATTAAATGGCGCGGAAACAGCTAA
- a CDS encoding PAS domain-containing protein, whose protein sequence is MDFFDYFNHVPENIVIISPAYEILAATDMYLKTTMRNRDEILGKHWLKEVYVDPTVAFEDNPVAKCVEKAKATKEVVYLEVFKYDLERPASEGGGFETRYWEAAHTPVLDQAGNVKFLYQSPKDVTERELAKKASKESEEKFKFLTDTVPQLIHTAEPNGHCTFVNQRWLDFTGLSAGEFQGDNWHKVIHPEDLGKVVERQKEAIHASTEFQAEMRIKTKDGHYRWHLMRSMPMRDDQGNVIMRVGSANDIHATKQMVQELLESNEQMSALSDQVQKAFRSAEDRRVTLEQMIMQVPALINITKGPEHRFELVNPQYQRLFPNRQLVGKTTAEALPEAVEQGFIQILDNVYSTGEQFIAYEIPFFSDWYDDGNVQEHYFTITYLPLVEDKKVTGIITFGYIVSDTVKLRKELEELQSAK, encoded by the coding sequence ATGGACTTTTTTGACTACTTTAATCACGTTCCTGAGAACATTGTCATAATCTCTCCTGCTTATGAGATACTTGCCGCCACAGACATGTACCTCAAGACCACCATGCGCAACCGTGATGAAATACTGGGCAAGCATTGGCTCAAAGAGGTGTATGTAGATCCAACCGTCGCGTTTGAAGACAATCCGGTGGCCAAGTGCGTGGAGAAAGCCAAGGCCACTAAAGAGGTGGTGTACCTAGAGGTGTTCAAGTATGATTTAGAAAGGCCTGCCTCTGAGGGTGGCGGGTTTGAGACAAGGTATTGGGAAGCCGCCCACACCCCCGTGCTGGACCAGGCCGGCAACGTGAAATTCCTTTACCAGAGCCCCAAAGACGTGACTGAGCGGGAACTGGCCAAAAAAGCAAGCAAGGAGAGCGAAGAGAAATTTAAGTTCCTCACAGACACCGTGCCCCAGCTCATCCATACCGCAGAGCCCAACGGCCATTGCACCTTCGTGAACCAGCGCTGGCTAGATTTCACCGGACTTTCTGCAGGAGAGTTCCAGGGAGATAACTGGCACAAGGTAATTCACCCTGAAGACCTGGGAAAAGTGGTGGAGCGCCAGAAAGAAGCCATTCACGCATCTACTGAGTTTCAGGCCGAAATGCGGATCAAAACCAAAGACGGCCACTACCGGTGGCACCTGATGCGCAGCATGCCCATGCGTGATGACCAGGGCAACGTGATCATGCGGGTGGGCAGCGCCAATGACATACACGCCACCAAGCAGATGGTGCAGGAACTGCTGGAATCCAATGAGCAGATGTCAGCGTTGTCTGACCAGGTGCAGAAAGCCTTCCGGAGCGCCGAAGACAGACGCGTGACCCTGGAGCAGATGATCATGCAGGTGCCGGCGCTCATCAACATCACCAAGGGCCCAGAACACCGGTTTGAATTGGTGAACCCACAGTACCAGCGCCTGTTCCCTAACCGGCAATTGGTAGGCAAAACCACCGCTGAAGCGCTGCCAGAGGCGGTGGAGCAAGGATTTATCCAGATTCTGGACAACGTGTACAGCACCGGAGAGCAGTTCATTGCCTATGAGATTCCGTTTTTCTCAGATTGGTATGATGACGGCAACGTGCAGGAGCATTACTTCACCATCACGTATCTGCCTTTGGTAGAAGATAAGAAAGTGACTGGTATCATTACCTTTGGGTATATTGTCTCAGACACGGTAAAATTGCGGAAAGAATTAGAGGAGTTGCAAAGTGCCAAGTAA
- a CDS encoding acyl carrier protein codes for MITAQIPSIAHEVVKIISKTKEIKPSRLRVTSNLSKEFGFDTVDVVDIILELEKSFKIVIPDEVPLHTVGDFVSYVSTQTTLRQAS; via the coding sequence ATGATTACTGCGCAAATACCCTCCATTGCCCATGAGGTGGTGAAAATTATCAGCAAAACCAAGGAGATCAAGCCGTCGCGCCTGCGGGTGACTTCTAACCTGAGCAAAGAGTTTGGGTTTGACACCGTAGACGTGGTGGACATCATTCTGGAACTGGAAAAGAGTTTCAAGATTGTGATTCCAGATGAGGTGCCTCTCCACACGGTGGGTGATTTTGTGAGCTATGTGTCTACCCAGACCACGCTGCGCCAAGCGAGCTAA
- a CDS encoding histone deacetylase, producing the protein MLKIAWSPEYAHSLPPGHRFPMLKYELLPEQLLYEGTVTQENFFRPTPLTPEQIMRVHAPDYWQRLRALELTPSEIRKTGFPLSAELVDREVLIMGGTVQAAVFALEHGVAMNIAGGTHHAFTNRGEGFCLLNDIALGAQHLLDEKLVNKILVVDLDVHQGNGTAQIFAHESRVFTFSMHGGNNYPLHKETSDLDVPLPDGIDDAGYLNLLGQHLPKLMQELEPDFVFFQSGVDVLATDKLGKLGLTHAGCKDRDRLVLESCHQNGVPVVCVMGGGYSLQIKDIVEAHANTFRLAQHIFF; encoded by the coding sequence ATGCTGAAAATTGCCTGGTCCCCAGAATATGCCCACTCCCTGCCGCCGGGGCACCGCTTTCCCATGCTCAAGTATGAACTGTTGCCCGAGCAGCTGCTGTATGAAGGCACCGTCACGCAAGAGAATTTCTTCCGGCCCACGCCGCTCACGCCAGAGCAGATCATGCGCGTACATGCCCCAGACTATTGGCAACGGCTGCGTGCGCTGGAACTCACGCCGTCAGAGATCAGGAAAACGGGCTTCCCGCTGTCTGCTGAATTAGTGGACCGCGAAGTCCTGATTATGGGCGGTACGGTGCAGGCAGCGGTTTTTGCCTTGGAACACGGGGTGGCCATGAACATTGCCGGCGGCACGCACCACGCCTTCACCAACCGCGGCGAAGGATTCTGCCTGCTCAATGATATTGCCCTGGGCGCGCAGCATTTACTGGATGAAAAGCTGGTGAACAAAATATTGGTGGTGGATTTAGACGTGCACCAAGGCAACGGTACGGCGCAGATTTTTGCCCATGAGTCGCGCGTGTTCACCTTCAGCATGCACGGCGGCAACAACTACCCACTACACAAAGAAACGTCTGACCTGGACGTGCCCTTGCCCGATGGTATTGACGATGCCGGTTACCTGAATCTGCTGGGCCAGCACCTGCCCAAACTCATGCAAGAACTGGAACCCGATTTTGTGTTTTTCCAGAGCGGCGTAGACGTACTGGCCACCGACAAACTGGGAAAGCTGGGCCTGACCCACGCCGGCTGCAAAGACCGCGACCGCCTGGTGCTGGAAAGCTGCCACCAAAACGGTGTACCCGTGGTATGCGTGATGGGCGGCGGCTACTCCCTGCAGATCAAAGACATTGTAGAGGCGCACGCCAACACCTTTCGGCTGGCACAGCATATCTTCTTTTAA
- a CDS encoding methyltransferase domain-containing protein, whose product MLNERSTELELMDDLTLTGEALRQNLRELEFINQYLGGHDVVRNGLDKIYKKAFSGSKPETALKIADLGSGGGDTLRMVAQWARRRNIPVQLVGYDANAFMVEYGTRHSQHFPEISFRQADVYSAAFAQEEFDIVICSLFLHHFPDQALVTLFNQLHRQATTAVLVNDLHRHPLAYYSIKALTAVFSKSHLVKHDAPLSVKRAFVRQDWRNLLTSAGVATYTLQWRWAFRWQLIF is encoded by the coding sequence ATGCTGAATGAACGGTCCACGGAACTGGAGTTGATGGATGATCTCACGCTCACCGGCGAGGCCCTGCGCCAGAACCTGCGCGAACTGGAATTCATCAATCAGTACCTAGGTGGCCATGACGTGGTGCGCAACGGGCTGGACAAGATTTATAAAAAAGCGTTTTCGGGCTCTAAACCTGAAACGGCGCTCAAAATAGCCGATCTGGGCAGCGGTGGCGGCGACACCCTGCGCATGGTAGCCCAATGGGCGCGCCGCCGAAACATTCCCGTGCAACTGGTGGGCTATGACGCCAACGCGTTCATGGTGGAGTATGGCACCCGGCACAGCCAGCACTTTCCGGAGATTTCCTTTCGGCAAGCCGATGTTTATTCTGCGGCATTTGCACAGGAGGAATTTGACATTGTGATCTGCAGTTTGTTTCTGCACCATTTTCCAGACCAGGCTTTGGTCACGCTTTTCAACCAACTGCACCGCCAAGCTACCACCGCCGTGTTGGTGAATGACCTTCACCGGCACCCGCTGGCTTATTATTCCATCAAAGCGCTTACCGCCGTCTTCTCCAAGTCTCATCTGGTGAAGCATGATGCTCCGCTCTCGGTGAAAAGGGCGTTTGTGCGGCAAGACTGGCGAAACCTGCTAACCAGCGCGGGCGTGGCCACGTATACCCTGCAGTGGCGCTGGGCATTCCGGTGGCAACTTATCTTCTGA
- a CDS encoding histidine kinase, protein MNQAQVDFQQLRIKHILFKSKVRSVLYGGTYDADFFSSQGPINAWFNAVGLSKYRSEPNMLELRQVQQQLSTAAESLFALYNRGKIEEAHAGLSIIEALSEKFLSLLTSLEGKLAA, encoded by the coding sequence ATGAACCAAGCACAAGTAGATTTTCAGCAGTTACGGATTAAACATATTCTGTTTAAGTCTAAGGTGCGCTCTGTGCTGTACGGTGGTACGTATGATGCTGATTTTTTCTCCAGCCAAGGTCCCATCAACGCTTGGTTCAACGCCGTGGGCCTATCCAAATACCGTTCTGAGCCCAACATGCTGGAGTTGCGCCAGGTGCAGCAACAGTTGAGCACTGCGGCAGAGAGTCTCTTTGCCTTATACAACCGCGGCAAGATAGAAGAAGCACACGCCGGCCTTTCCATCATTGAAGCCCTGTCAGAGAAATTCCTGAGCTTATTGACCTCCCTGGAAGGCAAACTGGCCGCTTAG
- a CDS encoding M48 family metallopeptidase, with translation MTERKKGANAGVVTKEMPGIGLVYFVPSGTAKYVRISLKPGQGIRVTLPKRATLAQAEAFVQEKSAWIKKHLATQQQEQQKKTVFTPDAPYHTRFHQIHLQAHAPLQLKSRLRGQEVHIFYPEQTGWEHPEVQEYFKTTVEKVYRLEARQYLPGRVAYWAEQFGFSYQQVTIKNAKTRWGSCSHTNNINLNLHLMRLPAHLCDYVILHELAHTVEKNHGPRFWALLDKISGNARGLDKELKAFRLQVY, from the coding sequence ATGACGGAGCGGAAGAAAGGTGCGAACGCCGGAGTGGTGACCAAGGAAATGCCGGGGATTGGCTTGGTGTATTTTGTGCCCAGCGGCACAGCTAAGTACGTGCGCATCAGCCTGAAACCAGGCCAGGGCATACGCGTGACTTTGCCCAAAAGAGCCACCCTGGCCCAGGCCGAGGCCTTTGTGCAGGAGAAATCTGCCTGGATCAAAAAGCACCTGGCTACCCAACAGCAGGAGCAGCAGAAAAAAACGGTCTTCACGCCAGACGCGCCCTACCACACCAGGTTTCACCAAATTCATCTGCAGGCCCACGCGCCCTTGCAACTCAAAAGCCGGTTGCGTGGCCAGGAGGTACACATTTTCTACCCAGAGCAGACCGGCTGGGAACACCCCGAAGTACAGGAATACTTCAAAACCACTGTGGAGAAAGTGTACCGTTTGGAGGCACGCCAGTATTTGCCCGGCCGCGTGGCGTATTGGGCAGAGCAGTTCGGGTTTAGTTACCAGCAGGTGACCATCAAGAATGCCAAGACGCGCTGGGGAAGCTGTTCGCACACCAACAACATTAACCTGAACCTGCACCTCATGCGTCTCCCCGCCCACCTCTGCGACTACGTGATTCTGCATGAGCTGGCCCACACCGTGGAGAAAAACCACGGCCCGCGCTTCTGGGCGCTGCTGGACAAAATCAGCGGCAACGCCCGTGGTCTGGACAAAGAACTGAAAGCCTTCAGGTTGCAGGTTTATTAG
- a CDS encoding porin family protein has product MKKLTILLICLLGFGAAQAQERVLNRGIINHRDGDGVVAPTRANNGFGVKGGLLYTSLRGDGSDQIAGLKSASNWHAGFYAQFSLNNVFSIQPEALYSRREVKSDNGGLQMDYIDIPVLAVFNFTENVSLHAGPQVGVMMTLRQDGKELDKEGYNTFDYGVAAGLEARLSIFRLGGRYYMSLADIGDGSTQNLSSAAFNDIKAGNFQVYIGIGF; this is encoded by the coding sequence ATGAAAAAACTTACTATCCTCTTAATATGCCTATTGGGTTTTGGCGCAGCCCAGGCCCAGGAACGGGTCTTGAACCGCGGCATCATCAACCACCGCGACGGCGACGGCGTGGTAGCCCCCACCCGGGCCAATAACGGTTTTGGGGTGAAGGGCGGCCTTTTGTACACCAGCCTGCGCGGCGACGGCTCTGACCAGATTGCGGGCCTCAAAAGCGCCAGCAACTGGCACGCCGGTTTCTACGCCCAGTTTAGCCTTAACAATGTGTTCTCCATTCAGCCGGAGGCGCTCTACTCCCGCCGCGAGGTGAAGTCAGACAACGGGGGCCTGCAGATGGATTACATTGATATTCCGGTGCTGGCCGTGTTCAATTTCACCGAGAACGTGAGCCTGCACGCGGGCCCGCAGGTGGGCGTGATGATGACCCTTAGACAAGACGGAAAAGAACTGGACAAGGAAGGCTACAACACTTTTGACTATGGCGTCGCAGCCGGCCTAGAAGCCAGGTTGAGCATTTTCAGGTTAGGCGGCCGGTACTACATGAGCCTGGCTGATATTGGCGACGGCAGTACCCAAAACCTTTCCAGTGCGGCCTTCAATGACATAAAAGCCGGTAATTTCCAAGTGTATATAGGCATTGGCTTCTGA
- a CDS encoding NAD(P)/FAD-dependent oxidoreductase, with protein MPQIDVLIIGGGLAGLVSALQLSRQGVAVTLVEKKRYPFHKVCGEYISNEVLPYLSQLGVNAESLQPARLTHFLLTSPAGRSLQTRLDLGGFGVSRYTLDFHLYELAKARGVQFLQEVSVTDTQFHQSHFTVTLSTGQQIQSRVVLGAYGKRSTLDRKFKRQFFEQRSPYLAVKYHLHTHMPRHIIGLHNFKDGYAGISAIEEEKYCFCYLTTRQNLKTYGTIPELERQVVHKNPALRAILENSQSLYAQPEVINEISFAPKACVEDHVLMVGDAAGLITPLCGNGMAMAIHGAKLACDQVQLFLNGQQTRQQMETNFAQRWQQQFGARLRTGRWVQKLFGHPLLSEAAVAGLRQAPFITKAIMKHTHGQPF; from the coding sequence ATGCCGCAAATCGATGTACTGATTATAGGAGGTGGCCTGGCGGGCTTAGTAAGTGCGTTGCAATTATCACGCCAAGGTGTAGCGGTCACGCTGGTAGAAAAGAAACGCTATCCGTTCCACAAGGTCTGCGGCGAATACATCTCCAATGAAGTGCTGCCCTATCTGTCACAGCTTGGCGTAAACGCAGAATCCTTGCAGCCCGCGCGCCTCACGCACTTTTTGCTTACCTCGCCGGCCGGCCGGTCTTTGCAGACGCGGTTGGATCTGGGTGGTTTTGGTGTAAGCCGCTATACGCTGGATTTTCACTTATATGAATTGGCCAAAGCGCGCGGTGTGCAGTTTCTGCAAGAAGTAAGCGTAACAGACACGCAGTTCCACCAAAGCCATTTTACAGTGACACTTTCCACGGGGCAGCAAATCCAGAGCCGGGTGGTGCTGGGCGCGTACGGCAAGCGAAGCACCCTGGACCGCAAATTCAAACGGCAATTCTTTGAGCAGCGCTCACCGTACCTGGCCGTGAAATACCATTTGCACACGCACATGCCCAGGCACATCATTGGGCTGCATAATTTCAAAGACGGCTATGCGGGCATCTCGGCTATTGAAGAAGAAAAGTATTGCTTCTGTTACCTCACCACCCGGCAAAACCTGAAGACCTACGGCACCATTCCAGAACTGGAGAGACAGGTAGTGCACAAAAACCCAGCCCTGCGTGCCATTTTAGAGAACAGCCAATCTTTGTACGCCCAGCCCGAGGTGATCAATGAAATTTCTTTCGCGCCCAAGGCCTGCGTGGAAGACCACGTGCTCATGGTAGGCGATGCGGCCGGGCTCATTACGCCGCTCTGCGGCAACGGCATGGCCATGGCCATTCATGGGGCTAAGTTGGCCTGTGACCAGGTGCAGCTTTTTTTGAACGGCCAACAGACCCGCCAGCAGATGGAAACCAATTTCGCGCAGCGGTGGCAACAACAGTTTGGGGCCAGGCTGCGTACCGGCAGATGGGTACAGAAATTGTTTGGGCACCCACTTTTGTCTGAGGCGGCGGTGGCCGGGCTGCGGCAGGCCCCGTTCATCACCAAGGCCATCATGAAACACACGCACGGCCAACCTTTCTAA
- a CDS encoding T9SS type A sorting domain-containing protein, which produces MKHLILLLFVCLATTTLSAQVKSQGLPAEPKAEEQAISVFPNPSSGIITISLEGFDGKKADLRIMNVIGNIVYREVLQDPNQRYVKTLDLNKLAKGLYYVKLETPTYSEVRKVIIR; this is translated from the coding sequence ATGAAACACCTTATACTCTTACTGTTTGTTTGTCTTGCCACTACCACGCTTTCGGCGCAGGTCAAGTCCCAGGGACTTCCCGCTGAACCCAAGGCAGAAGAGCAAGCCATTTCTGTGTTCCCCAACCCCTCCAGCGGCATCATAACCATTTCCCTGGAAGGCTTTGACGGCAAAAAGGCCGACCTCCGGATCATGAACGTGATTGGCAACATTGTGTACCGCGAGGTGCTCCAAGACCCTAACCAACGCTACGTAAAAACCTTAGACCTAAACAAACTGGCGAAAGGTTTGTATTACGTAAAACTGGAAACACCAACTTACAGTGAAGTCCGGAAAGTGATCATTCGTTAG
- a CDS encoding TlpA disulfide reductase family protein has protein sequence MALLLLGLGSGAWAQTKKVQAVKLPALQRYLSSTSDTTYIINFWATWCKPCIEELPAFEALQQQNAGKPVQVVLVSLDFVKDLDKKVIPFVNRHKLKSTVFLLDEPDQNAWIEKIEPSWSGAIPATLFVNNARKQRFFTEKPLTLEQLQTYLTSKFPLNP, from the coding sequence ATGGCCCTGCTCCTGCTGGGCTTGGGCTCTGGTGCTTGGGCGCAAACCAAAAAAGTGCAGGCCGTGAAACTCCCCGCGCTGCAACGCTACCTCTCCTCTACCAGTGACACCACCTATATCATTAATTTCTGGGCCACCTGGTGCAAGCCCTGCATAGAGGAACTGCCCGCCTTTGAGGCGCTGCAGCAGCAGAATGCCGGCAAACCCGTGCAGGTGGTGCTGGTGAGCCTTGATTTTGTGAAGGACTTAGACAAGAAAGTAATTCCGTTTGTAAACCGGCATAAGCTCAAGAGCACCGTTTTCCTGTTGGACGAGCCTGACCAGAACGCCTGGATTGAGAAAATTGAACCTAGCTGGAGCGGCGCCATTCCGGCCACGCTTTTTGTAAACAATGCCCGCAAACAGCGGTTCTTCACAGAGAAACCCCTGACCCTGGAACAGTTACAAACCTATTTAACCTCCAAATTCCCCCTTAACCCTTAA